One Caulobacter segnis genomic window carries:
- a CDS encoding aldose 1-epimerase, which yields MTAIEKGQARLVLAPEVGGAIAAFTVAGRDVLRPMADGAGDALFTSSFPLVPFCNRIPNGRFTFEGREVVLPPNLAGHPHTLHGQGWRAAWTIEKVTDGEAVLSYTHAPDAWPWAYRAEQRFVLSETGLRTELSVTNTSDAPMPAGLGFHPYFPRREGEALTAANDGVWLIDADVLPTIHHPGPWEADWAAGAPVEGHGLIDHCYTGWNQRAVLRAPGQPDTIVTASAECRWLHVYVPPGEAYYCVEPCASRPNPFGDGETGMVTLAPGESRSIWMKVQTR from the coding sequence ATGACCGCCATCGAGAAGGGCCAGGCCCGCCTGGTGCTCGCCCCCGAGGTCGGCGGCGCGATCGCCGCCTTCACCGTGGCGGGACGCGACGTGCTGCGGCCGATGGCGGACGGGGCCGGCGACGCCCTGTTCACGTCGAGCTTTCCCCTGGTCCCGTTCTGCAATCGCATCCCGAACGGCCGCTTCACGTTCGAGGGGCGCGAGGTCGTGCTGCCGCCAAACCTGGCGGGCCATCCGCATACGCTGCACGGCCAGGGCTGGCGCGCGGCCTGGACGATCGAGAAGGTCACGGATGGCGAGGCGGTGCTTTCTTATACGCACGCGCCGGACGCCTGGCCGTGGGCCTATCGCGCCGAGCAGCGGTTCGTCCTGTCCGAGACCGGCCTGCGGACCGAGCTGAGCGTCACCAATACCAGCGATGCGCCGATGCCGGCGGGCCTGGGCTTTCACCCCTATTTCCCGCGCCGCGAGGGCGAGGCCCTGACGGCGGCCAATGACGGGGTCTGGCTGATCGACGCCGACGTCCTGCCGACGATCCATCACCCTGGCCCGTGGGAAGCTGACTGGGCCGCCGGGGCGCCGGTCGAGGGCCATGGTCTGATCGACCACTGCTATACCGGTTGGAACCAGCGGGCCGTGCTGCGCGCGCCGGGCCAGCCAGACACGATCGTCACCGCCTCGGCCGAGTGCCGCTGGCTGCACGTCTATGTCCCGCCGGGCGAGGCCTATTACTGCGTCGAACCCTGCGCCAGCCGCCCCAACCCGTTCGGGGACGGGGAGACCGGCATGGTGACGCTGGCGCCGGGGGAAAGCCGGTCGATCTGGATGAAGGTCCAGACGCGATAG
- a CDS encoding DUF2312 domain-containing protein, producing MADDAIPHADVLNSTAQGQLKSIVDRVERLEVEKAEIMEQIKEVYNEAKGNGFDVKVLKKVVRLRKQDRAKRQEEDAILDLYLSAIGEI from the coding sequence ATGGCCGACGACGCCATTCCCCACGCCGACGTTCTGAACAGCACCGCCCAGGGCCAACTGAAGTCGATCGTCGACCGCGTCGAGCGGCTCGAGGTCGAAAAGGCCGAGATCATGGAGCAGATCAAGGAAGTCTATAACGAAGCCAAGGGCAACGGCTTCGACGTCAAGGTGCTGAAGAAGGTGGTCCGCCTGCGCAAGCAGGACCGCGCCAAGCGCCAGGAAGAGGACGCGATCCTGGACCTGTACCTCTCGGCCATCGGCGAGATCTGA
- a CDS encoding TonB-dependent receptor yields MGVTIGGVEACKGAGVPLVGTFDLRQALDRATAGKGCAYAFVDARTVRLSPARSVVPPRFVAAARAPVASEPVAPLAPLVINAGKRPPRLGTLPGGVSVIGSPQLQDTGVGETGSVARQTAGFITTNLGAARNKILLRGLSDGTFTGRTQSTVGTYLDDVPVNYNAPDPDLRLIDVDRVEVLRGPQGALYGGGSLSGIYRIVTRQPELGTYSGSIGSTIAKTESGSDSYRFEGVFNAPTGPNSAVRLAAYHDVDGGYLDDVNLRLSNVDKTTRRGGRAAWRLDLGDWQIKLGAAGQNTSSKDTQYVTLAPGGPRRANQVRETHRNRLGETSLKISGSGDWGHFESVTGYVTHNYASRYDATLALTEFSEEALELGLYDESAKVRMAVEDALYTGPELGRLRWMIGVFTATSIEESDAELRARSGNVTRSYYDEDRKDRLNEYALYGEATYDLGAGWKVALGGRAFKTTVHTRSYVTAPYPGTSRDMDREAGFSGFSPKFSVQRDLAGGGLIYALTSEGYRAGGFNSGGLATPSEARRTFRPDHLRNYEIGATLNPFRGRVNLRAALFYDDWRDIQTDQYFGSGLSYTANIGDGRNRGLEVEAAWKATAHLTVSGNALFNEPKLTRIAPGYGITDSASLPGVPDVSFGSLVTYQRPVTGTATLMLTAETGYIGESRLTFDPRYSPSMGGYYTGKLSAQLMTDRWRAALFVSNPWNSSSDTFAYGNPFSFGQVRQVTPQRPRTWSLALSANF; encoded by the coding sequence ATGGGCGTCACGATCGGCGGCGTCGAGGCCTGCAAGGGCGCGGGCGTTCCCCTGGTCGGGACCTTCGACCTGCGCCAGGCCCTGGACCGGGCCACGGCGGGCAAGGGCTGCGCCTACGCCTTCGTCGACGCCCGGACGGTCCGCCTCTCGCCCGCCCGGTCCGTCGTCCCGCCGCGCTTCGTCGCCGCCGCCCGCGCGCCCGTCGCCAGCGAGCCCGTCGCCCCCCTGGCCCCGCTGGTCATCAACGCCGGCAAGCGGCCGCCGCGCCTGGGGACCCTGCCCGGCGGGGTCAGCGTCATCGGCTCGCCGCAGCTGCAGGACACCGGCGTCGGCGAGACCGGCTCGGTCGCCCGCCAGACCGCCGGCTTCATCACCACCAACCTGGGCGCGGCGCGCAACAAGATCCTGCTGCGCGGCCTGTCGGACGGCACCTTCACTGGCCGGACCCAGTCGACCGTCGGCACCTATCTCGACGACGTGCCGGTCAACTACAACGCCCCGGATCCGGACCTGCGCCTGATCGACGTCGACCGCGTCGAGGTGCTGCGCGGCCCGCAGGGGGCGCTGTACGGCGGCGGCTCGCTGTCAGGCATCTACCGCATCGTCACCCGCCAGCCGGAGCTGGGGACCTATTCCGGCTCCATCGGCTCGACCATAGCCAAGACCGAGTCCGGCTCCGACAGCTACCGCTTCGAGGGCGTGTTCAACGCGCCGACCGGCCCGAACTCGGCGGTGCGCCTGGCGGCCTATCACGACGTCGACGGCGGCTATCTGGACGACGTCAACCTTCGCCTGTCCAACGTCGACAAGACCACGCGCCGGGGCGGCCGCGCGGCCTGGCGGCTGGACCTGGGCGACTGGCAGATCAAGCTGGGCGCCGCCGGCCAGAACACCTCGTCCAAGGACACCCAGTACGTCACCCTGGCCCCCGGCGGCCCCCGTCGCGCCAACCAGGTGCGCGAGACCCACCGCAACCGCCTGGGCGAGACCTCGCTGAAGATCAGCGGTTCGGGCGACTGGGGCCACTTCGAGTCGGTGACCGGCTATGTCACCCACAACTACGCCAGCCGCTACGACGCCACCCTGGCCCTGACCGAATTCTCCGAGGAGGCCCTGGAGCTGGGCCTCTACGACGAGTCCGCCAAGGTGCGCATGGCCGTCGAGGACGCCCTCTATACCGGCCCGGAGCTGGGTCGCCTGCGCTGGATGATCGGCGTGTTCACCGCCACCAGCATCGAGGAGAGCGACGCCGAGCTGCGCGCCCGCTCGGGCAATGTCACCCGCAGTTACTACGATGAGGACCGCAAGGACCGGCTCAACGAATACGCCCTGTACGGCGAGGCGACCTACGACCTGGGCGCGGGCTGGAAGGTCGCCCTGGGCGGGCGGGCGTTCAAGACCACGGTCCACACCCGCTCCTACGTCACCGCGCCCTATCCCGGCACCTCGCGCGACATGGACCGCGAGGCCGGGTTCAGCGGCTTCTCGCCCAAGTTCTCGGTGCAGCGCGACCTGGCCGGCGGCGGGCTGATCTACGCCCTGACCTCGGAAGGCTATCGCGCCGGCGGCTTCAACTCCGGCGGCCTGGCCACGCCCAGCGAGGCCCGACGGACCTTCCGCCCCGACCATCTGCGCAACTACGAGATCGGCGCGACGCTCAATCCGTTCCGGGGCCGGGTGAACCTGCGGGCGGCGCTGTTCTACGACGACTGGCGCGACATCCAGACTGACCAGTATTTCGGCTCGGGTCTGTCCTACACCGCCAATATCGGCGACGGCCGCAACCGGGGCCTGGAGGTCGAGGCGGCCTGGAAGGCGACCGCGCACCTGACGGTCAGCGGCAACGCCCTGTTCAACGAGCCCAAGCTGACCCGCATCGCGCCCGGCTACGGCATCACCGACAGCGCCAGCCTGCCCGGCGTGCCGGACGTCTCGTTCGGCAGCCTGGTCACCTACCAGCGCCCGGTCACCGGCACCGCCACGCTGATGCTGACCGCCGAGACCGGCTACATCGGCGAGTCGCGCCTGACCTTCGACCCGCGCTATTCGCCGTCGATGGGCGGCTACTACACGGGCAAGCTGTCGGCCCAGCTGATGACCGACCGCTGGCGCGCGGCGCTGTTCGTCAGCAACCCCTGGAACAGCTCCAGCGACACCTTCGCCTACGGCAACCCCTTCAGCTTCGGCCAGGTCCGCCAGGTGACGCCGCAGCGCCCGCGCACCTGGAGCCTGGCCCTGTCGGCCAACTTCTAG
- a CDS encoding winged helix-turn-helix domain-containing protein, giving the protein MVQTLSAKEARRIALAAQGFGRPRPDAPARRHLLSTIDSLGVVQIDSVNVVSRSHYLPFFSRLGAYDRALLEDLAWGRKPALAEYWAHEASLTPLATHPLLRWRMQDALDGVGVWKNVSAFLRSHADFIDKALATVAERGPLAASELELGAKGEGGWWGWSEGKRAMECLFWTGRLTTATRRGTFERVYGLPERVLPKAIVETPTPDRAQACRELLRISARAMGVATERDLRDYFRLGVTDAREGVAALVADGTLQPVAVKGWDRPAYLWPDARRPRAIKARALLSPFDNLIWFRERTERLFGVRVRLEIYTPAHKRTHGYYVLPFLQDEAITARVDLKADRKAGRLLVLAAHAEPDADGETAARLAEELSLMASWLGLSGVDVRPSGDLAPSLGSIVGKPT; this is encoded by the coding sequence ATGGTCCAGACCCTCTCCGCGAAGGAAGCCCGGCGCATCGCGCTGGCGGCGCAGGGCTTCGGACGCCCGCGCCCGGACGCGCCGGCCCGCCGCCACCTGCTGTCGACGATCGACAGCCTGGGCGTCGTCCAGATCGACTCGGTCAATGTCGTGTCGCGCTCGCACTATCTGCCGTTCTTCTCGCGCCTGGGCGCCTATGACCGCGCCCTGCTGGAGGACCTGGCCTGGGGCCGCAAGCCGGCCTTGGCCGAATACTGGGCGCACGAGGCCTCGCTGACGCCGCTGGCCACCCATCCCCTGCTGCGCTGGCGGATGCAGGACGCCTTGGACGGCGTGGGGGTCTGGAAGAACGTTTCGGCCTTCCTGCGCAGCCACGCCGACTTCATCGACAAGGCCCTGGCGACCGTGGCCGAGCGCGGCCCCCTGGCGGCGTCGGAGCTGGAGCTGGGCGCGAAGGGCGAAGGCGGCTGGTGGGGCTGGAGCGAGGGCAAGCGGGCCATGGAGTGCCTGTTCTGGACCGGCCGCCTGACCACCGCCACGCGGCGCGGGACCTTCGAGCGGGTCTACGGCCTGCCCGAGCGGGTGCTGCCCAAGGCGATCGTAGAGACCCCGACGCCCGATCGCGCGCAGGCCTGCCGCGAACTGCTGAGGATCTCGGCCCGCGCCATGGGCGTGGCGACCGAGCGCGACCTGCGCGACTATTTCCGCCTGGGCGTGACCGACGCCCGCGAGGGCGTGGCCGCGCTGGTCGCCGACGGGACCCTGCAGCCGGTCGCGGTGAAGGGCTGGGACCGGCCGGCCTATCTGTGGCCCGACGCCCGTCGCCCACGCGCGATCAAGGCCCGCGCCCTGCTCTCGCCGTTCGACAACCTGATCTGGTTCCGCGAGCGGACCGAGCGGCTCTTCGGCGTCCGCGTGCGGCTGGAGATCTACACCCCCGCCCACAAGCGCACCCACGGCTACTACGTCCTGCCCTTCCTGCAGGACGAGGCGATCACGGCCCGCGTGGACCTGAAGGCCGACCGCAAGGCCGGCCGGCTGCTGGTGCTGGCCGCGCACGCCGAACCGGACGCCGACGGCGAGACCGCCGCCAGGCTGGCCGAGGAGCTGTCCCTGATGGCGTCCTGGCTGGGCTTGTCGGGCGTAGACGTGCGCCCCTCGGGCGACCTCGCCCCCAGTCTGGGTTCGATTGTCGGAAAACCGACTTAG
- a CDS encoding RNA polymerase sigma factor, whose translation MSVADSDKAALLGLYEEKRANLVRFFAARLGSRAEAEDLLQDLYIRISGMDSLGPVDNPSALLHRIGSNLMLDRLRSQKRAGARDSDWRDVNTTVVAGQEVTDEPPADEILAGRQRLKALVEAVEDLPEKTRQAFQLHKLEGYSHVETARRMGISVSTVEKHISSALKTLTRRLR comes from the coding sequence TTGAGCGTAGCGGACTCGGACAAGGCCGCTCTACTGGGCCTGTACGAGGAAAAGCGCGCCAATCTGGTGCGCTTCTTCGCCGCGCGTCTGGGCTCCCGCGCCGAGGCCGAGGATCTTTTGCAGGACCTTTATATTCGCATCAGCGGCATGGACTCGCTGGGCCCCGTCGACAACCCCTCGGCCCTGCTGCACCGGATCGGGTCGAACCTGATGCTGGACCGCCTGCGCAGCCAGAAACGGGCCGGCGCCCGCGACAGCGACTGGCGCGACGTCAACACCACCGTCGTGGCCGGCCAGGAAGTCACCGACGAGCCGCCCGCCGACGAGATCCTCGCCGGACGCCAGCGCCTGAAGGCCCTGGTCGAGGCCGTCGAGGACCTTCCCGAGAAGACCCGCCAGGCGTTCCAGCTGCACAAGCTGGAAGGCTACAGCCACGTCGAGACCGCCCGACGCATGGGCATCAGCGTCAGCACCGTCGAAAAACACATCAGCTCGGCCTTAAAGACCCTGACGAGGCGCCTGCGGTGA
- a CDS encoding FecR family protein — translation MSRSAQHLQEAADWLTRLQRPEVDETDWLAFDAWLSEPGAQEAYDAIQAVDEEIFQRGPAVRGALVEPRRVAAKRTSTIDWRWLGGLGVAAAAAAVAIVVAPWGELLPQPDTLYTTAKGQSQAIQLADGSRIDLNTDSHLSVRLEKDARRVTVHDGQALFDVAHDASRPFLITAGDETVRVLGTKFDVRRRDGQLSVTVLRGLVEVSTDGEDSPVRLRPGQMLEHSEGATGVVVRVVAAEDQVGWRSGRLIYRDQPLSRIVSDMNHYFDRPLRLEGEDTANLKFSGVLIVDGQDAMVRRLTSLMPLSATPTNDSIVLRGKTSAPH, via the coding sequence ATGAGCCGGTCAGCGCAACATCTGCAAGAGGCGGCCGATTGGCTGACCCGACTGCAGCGGCCGGAGGTCGATGAGACCGACTGGCTGGCGTTTGACGCCTGGCTGAGCGAGCCCGGCGCGCAGGAGGCGTATGACGCCATCCAGGCCGTCGACGAGGAGATCTTCCAGCGGGGTCCGGCCGTGCGGGGGGCATTGGTCGAACCCAGGCGCGTCGCGGCGAAGCGGACGTCCACGATCGACTGGCGTTGGCTGGGCGGTCTGGGCGTGGCCGCCGCCGCGGCGGCCGTCGCCATCGTCGTCGCGCCGTGGGGCGAATTGCTGCCCCAGCCCGACACGCTCTACACCACCGCCAAGGGCCAGAGCCAAGCCATCCAGCTGGCCGACGGCAGCCGCATCGACCTGAACACCGACTCGCACCTGTCCGTGCGCCTCGAGAAGGACGCCCGTCGGGTCACCGTGCACGACGGCCAGGCGCTGTTCGACGTGGCCCATGACGCCTCGCGTCCGTTCCTGATCACCGCCGGCGACGAGACCGTGCGCGTGCTCGGCACCAAGTTCGACGTCCGCCGGCGCGACGGCCAGCTCAGCGTCACCGTCCTGCGCGGCCTGGTCGAGGTCTCGACCGACGGCGAGGATTCGCCGGTGCGCCTGCGCCCGGGCCAGATGCTGGAACACTCGGAAGGCGCCACGGGCGTCGTCGTCCGCGTCGTGGCGGCCGAGGACCAGGTGGGCTGGCGCTCGGGTCGGCTGATCTATCGCGACCAGCCGCTGAGCCGCATCGTCAGCGACATGAACCACTATTTCGACCGGCCGCTTCGCCTGGAAGGCGAAGACACCGCCAATCTCAAGTTCTCCGGCGTATTGATCGTGGATGGGCAGGATGCGATGGTTCGCCGCCTGACCAGCCTGATGCCGCTTTCGGCGACGCCGACCAATGATTCGATTGTCCTGCGCGGAAAGACTTCCGCGCCGCACTGA
- a CDS encoding HAD family hydrolase: MTAAVRPRAVLWDVGNVIVRWDPRALYAKIFKEPADLDRFLSHVCTLDWHVEHDKGVGFPENAAPLIARFPERADEIRAWDERFDEMLSGPIPETVAVIDALAARDVPQFALTNMPQSKWPAVQAISPSHFGLFRDAIVSGDEKVIKPARRIYEIVLERTGLDAGDLLFIDDSAANIQAAMDIGFHTHHFTDPARLRAAVERHGLL; the protein is encoded by the coding sequence ATGACGGCTGCCGTGCGTCCCAGAGCCGTTCTCTGGGATGTGGGCAATGTCATCGTGCGCTGGGATCCCCGCGCACTGTATGCGAAGATCTTCAAGGAACCGGCCGATCTCGACCGGTTCCTTTCGCATGTCTGCACCCTTGATTGGCATGTCGAGCACGACAAGGGCGTGGGCTTTCCCGAGAACGCCGCGCCGCTGATCGCGCGCTTTCCCGAGCGGGCGGACGAGATCCGCGCCTGGGACGAGCGGTTCGACGAGATGCTGTCCGGACCGATCCCCGAGACCGTCGCGGTGATCGACGCCCTGGCGGCCCGCGACGTCCCGCAGTTCGCCCTGACCAACATGCCCCAGAGCAAGTGGCCGGCCGTCCAGGCGATCTCGCCCAGCCACTTCGGCCTGTTCCGCGACGCGATCGTCTCGGGTGACGAGAAGGTGATCAAGCCGGCCCGCCGCATCTATGAGATCGTGCTGGAGCGCACGGGTCTGGACGCCGGCGACCTGCTGTTCATCGACGACAGCGCCGCCAATATCCAGGCGGCCATGGACATCGGCTTCCATACCCACCACTTCACGGATCCGGCGCGACTGCGCGCCGCTGTCGAGCGGCACGGCCTGCTCTAG
- a CDS encoding lytic murein transglycosylase, which yields MALDRRVFLVLLLAGCADTSPRGPLTGPAPSQPKPAPQTPAAPNPTPAAPVPADELAFDAWLADFRGRALAAGLSPQLLDRELSGVTPNPRVISLDSRQPEFSKPVGAYISGVISDDRVAIGRAKREQLTFLPEIEARYGVPRDILLAVWAMESAFGKLQGDFDVVRSMASLAYDGRRRAWAEGELIAALKIIDSGEVTREQLKGSWAGAMGQTQFIPSSYRATAVDFDGDGKRDIWGSDADSLASAANLLARGGWKRDVGWAKEVILPAGFDYSVTEVERQLPAWWEAKGVKRADGLPWTSQDAASQAMLLLPAGAAGPAFLALPNHFAIRTYNNSTSYALGIGLLADRFAGGGPLVTPWPVETPLNMADRMAAQIALARVGFNPGPADGVIGAGTRKALRAWQQSQQLPADGYLSSDMVARLKAQAGITP from the coding sequence ATGGCCTTGGATCGTCGCGTCTTTCTCGTTCTTCTGCTCGCTGGCTGCGCGGACACCTCCCCGCGGGGTCCCCTGACGGGCCCCGCGCCCTCCCAGCCCAAGCCCGCTCCCCAGACACCGGCCGCGCCGAATCCCACGCCGGCCGCGCCCGTTCCGGCCGACGAGCTGGCCTTCGACGCCTGGCTGGCCGACTTCCGCGGCCGCGCCCTGGCGGCCGGCCTGTCGCCGCAACTGCTGGACCGAGAGCTCTCCGGCGTCACCCCCAATCCCAGGGTCATCAGCCTGGACAGCCGTCAGCCGGAGTTCTCCAAGCCGGTCGGGGCCTATATCAGCGGCGTGATCAGCGATGACCGCGTCGCCATCGGCCGGGCCAAGCGCGAACAGCTGACCTTCCTGCCCGAGATCGAGGCCCGCTACGGCGTGCCGCGCGACATCCTGCTGGCCGTCTGGGCCATGGAATCGGCCTTCGGCAAGCTGCAGGGCGATTTCGACGTCGTCCGCTCGATGGCCAGCCTGGCCTACGATGGCCGCCGCCGCGCCTGGGCCGAGGGCGAGCTGATCGCCGCCCTGAAGATCATCGACTCGGGCGAGGTCACGCGCGAGCAGTTGAAGGGCTCGTGGGCCGGGGCCATGGGCCAGACCCAGTTCATCCCGTCCAGCTACCGCGCCACGGCCGTCGACTTCGACGGCGACGGCAAGCGTGACATCTGGGGTTCGGACGCCGATTCCCTGGCCTCGGCCGCCAACCTGCTGGCGCGCGGCGGCTGGAAGCGCGACGTGGGCTGGGCCAAGGAGGTGATCCTCCCGGCCGGCTTCGACTATTCGGTGACCGAGGTCGAGCGCCAACTTCCGGCCTGGTGGGAAGCCAAGGGCGTCAAGCGCGCCGACGGCCTGCCCTGGACGAGCCAGGACGCGGCCTCGCAGGCCATGCTGCTGCTGCCCGCGGGCGCGGCCGGCCCGGCCTTCCTGGCCCTGCCCAACCACTTCGCGATCCGCACCTACAACAACTCGACGTCCTACGCCCTGGGCATCGGCCTCCTGGCCGACCGCTTCGCCGGCGGCGGACCGCTGGTCACGCCCTGGCCGGTCGAGACGCCGCTGAACATGGCCGACCGCATGGCCGCCCAGATCGCCCTGGCGCGCGTCGGCTTCAATCCGGGCCCCGCCGACGGCGTCATCGGCGCGGGCACGCGCAAGGCCCTGCGCGCCTGGCAGCAGAGCCAGCAGCTGCCGGCCGATGGCTACCTCTCCAGCGACATGGTCGCCCGGCTGAAGGCGCAGGCGGGGATAACGCCGTAG
- the ykgO gene encoding type B 50S ribosomal protein L36, whose amino-acid sequence MKVRSSLKSLKGRHRDCKMVRRKGVIYIINKTDPRFKAKQG is encoded by the coding sequence ATGAAGGTTCGCAGCTCGCTGAAGTCGCTGAAGGGTCGCCACCGCGACTGCAAGATGGTGCGCCGCAAGGGCGTCATCTACATCATCAACAAGACCGACCCGCGCTTCAAAGCCAAGCAGGGCTGA